The Nevskiales bacterium genome contains a region encoding:
- a CDS encoding DUF2834 domain-containing protein gives MSTTNNGNWQAPLYYILAVAGLAGTWAQAVGYLDAGFLGGNLLFWKETLATPASTFIVVDIFVLGAAVFVLMFAEGRRLGIGTPWLWGYFLGSMLIGISCFVPLFLAHRQRVLHTRHPEQNTAPTGADLIAVGLAVLLALGMVGYSLMNIPA, from the coding sequence ATGAGCACGACGAACAACGGCAACTGGCAGGCGCCGCTCTACTACATTCTGGCGGTCGCCGGCCTGGCGGGCACCTGGGCGCAGGCCGTGGGCTATCTGGACGCCGGCTTCCTCGGCGGCAACCTGCTGTTCTGGAAGGAGACCCTGGCCACCCCGGCCAGCACCTTCATCGTGGTGGACATCTTCGTACTGGGCGCCGCGGTCTTCGTGCTGATGTTCGCGGAAGGCCGGCGGCTGGGCATCGGTACGCCCTGGCTGTGGGGTTATTTCCTCGGCAGCATGCTGATCGGCATCAGCTGCTTCGTGCCGCTGTTCCTGGCGCACCGCCAGCGCGTGCTGCACACCCGGCATCCGGAGCAGAACACGGCGCCGACCGGCGCGGACCTGATCGCGGTCGGGCTGGCCGTGCTGCTGGCGCTGGGCATGGTCGGCTACAGCCTGATGAATATCCCGGCCTGA